The nucleotide sequence ACTGAGCGGATCCCCGCGATCCTCGGCGTTCGTCCGGAAATCTCAGAGTCGTGTGTGGAAGGGTGGATGCACTATGCGATCGAGCCTCCGCGCCCTCCCCTTCTTCTGGGGTGCGCTCGTCTCCGCCGGCTCGTTCGTCGCCGTGTACCTGGTGTTCGTGCAGAGCTACATCGGCCAGGTGATCGATGAGCGGGCGTTCGCGGGGGCGGATGCGTGGAAGGGCGACGTGATCGAGTTCGCGCACACCTTCCTCAATGCGCTGCCGGTCGCCTCGGTGGTGATCGGCGCGATCGCGGCCATCGTGATCGTGCTGGTCCGGCGCAACTGGCTGGTGTTCGCGGTCGCGGTCGGAGCGGCCATCGGCGCGAACGTGAGCACGCAGGTGCTGAAGTACACCATCCTGTCCCGGCCCGAGAAGGGCGTGGATGTCGGGCTCTCCAACTCGCTGCCCTCCGGTCACACGGCGGTCGCCGCCTCTGCAGCGCTGGTCGTCTTCCTCGTGGCGTCGCCGCGCCTCCGCCCGGTCGCCGCGGTCGTCGGCTCGATCTTCGCGATCGCGGCCGGCGCATCCACCCTGGTCGAGCAGTGGCACCGGCCCAGCGACGTCGTCGCCGGAATGCTCGTCGTCGCGTTCTGGGGCTGCCTCGCCGGGATCGTGCTCTCATGGCTGCACCTCCCGGGTGCCGAATCGCCGGTGCGCAGCAAGCTGTGGCCGCTGGTCTGGATCGGTGCGGTCTGCGCGGCCGGCTCGGTCATCGCGCTGCTGGTCACCTACTTCTCGGCCCAGTCGGGAACGGAACACCTGTTCATCGCCTACGCGGGCGGCGTCGCCGCGATCGTGGCGACCGGGTTCGTTCTGGCCGCGCTGGGCAACCGCCTGTACCGCCGCCTGGCCTGACACTCGGGCGGGTGTTCGCCTCGGCAGCCGCGTCATATTGCCGACATTCGGTGCGTCTGCACGGGTGGGCGGTGATTTCGCGCCGCCCTACGACGCCCGGCGCGCCTGCCGCGCCCAGGAAGGCCCCATGAACGACGACACCCCCACCCCCGCGGAGACGGACGCCCGACCCGCCGCTCCCATCGAACCCGCCGCGTCGGTCACACCCGGTGATTCGGCCCCGCCCATCCCGCCCGGCCTTCCTGCGCACGCGCGCCCGCAGAAGACCAACGTCCTGGCGATCATCGCCCTGATCGCAGGCTTCCTCGTCCCTCTCGCCGCCTTCATCTGCGGAGGCATCGCTCTTTCCCAGATCAAGCGGTCGGGCGACAAAGGACGCGGTCTCGCCTGGTCCGGCATCATCGTCGGCGCGGTCATGAGCGTGCTCACCATCGTGGTGTCGATCCTGATCGTCGTCGCTACCGCGGCCGCCGTGCAGAGCGCCGTCGACACGGCATCGCAGAAGGGCTCGCCGTCCGTGTTCCACAAGCCGGGGTGCCAGGAGATCGGCGAACTCGTCGTCGACATCAGCGAGCAGATGGGCGGGATCGCCCAGGCCACAGGTGCTGAGCGCATCGAGGCGATCTCGGAAATGCAGGAGCTCTCCGCTGAGGCGCACGCGCTCGCCGTGACGATCGACGACCCGCAGGTCGCCGACGCGGCGGAGAACGCAGTGACGGCGCTCGACGATGTCATCGCGACCTTCGA is from Leifsonia sp. 466MF and encodes:
- a CDS encoding phosphatase PAP2 family protein; amino-acid sequence: MRSSLRALPFFWGALVSAGSFVAVYLVFVQSYIGQVIDERAFAGADAWKGDVIEFAHTFLNALPVASVVIGAIAAIVIVLVRRNWLVFAVAVGAAIGANVSTQVLKYTILSRPEKGVDVGLSNSLPSGHTAVAASAALVVFLVASPRLRPVAAVVGSIFAIAAGASTLVEQWHRPSDVVAGMLVVAFWGCLAGIVLSWLHLPGAESPVRSKLWPLVWIGAVCAAGSVIALLVTYFSAQSGTEHLFIAYAGGVAAIVATGFVLAALGNRLYRRLA
- a CDS encoding DUF4190 domain-containing protein; translated protein: MNDDTPTPAETDARPAAPIEPAASVTPGDSAPPIPPGLPAHARPQKTNVLAIIALIAGFLVPLAAFICGGIALSQIKRSGDKGRGLAWSGIIVGAVMSVLTIVVSILIVVATAAAVQSAVDTASQKGSPSVFHKPGCQEIGELVVDISEQMGGIAQATGAERIEAISEMQELSAEAHALAVTIDDPQVADAAENAVTALDDVIATFEAASTDAPADPGSAYDTIARAKEQLTTLSAAMTELETACR